One window of Akkermansia biwaensis genomic DNA carries:
- a CDS encoding prenyltransferase/squalene oxidase repeat-containing protein encodes MFKSALSLTLAAALGTAALGQTTLTAVPGEAASAKYASIKQEILRAIEKGNEYLKSKQNPEGYWAQPSYPALTALAVTAYMRDPENQGKPLPEYIRKGYDFILKSQKEDGSIFNRGMSSYNTAVCMMALLAANKEEYAPAILKARAYLIKQQNHFAPDNPYNGGIGYGDKKAPPIADLSNTSLALEAIYYSQKLAKDGKYGEQPDLDWNAATEFINRCQQNPAVNKEPWVSDDKSQLGGFVYRPGVASAKDAKSAAFDKAEPPKAYGSMTYAGMQSLIYANVDKNDPRVKLALKWLENSYNLDENPGMGVQGLYYYYQAMSKALSALGIDYLTLEDGRKVDWRDELANKLISIQKSDGSWVNTNNRWWEADPVLVTAYCVLSLEQLYHSIPK; translated from the coding sequence ATGTTTAAATCCGCACTTTCATTAACTCTGGCCGCCGCGCTGGGCACGGCGGCATTGGGGCAAACCACCCTCACGGCAGTTCCGGGAGAAGCGGCCTCCGCCAAATACGCCTCCATCAAGCAGGAAATCCTGCGCGCCATTGAAAAGGGGAACGAATACCTGAAAAGCAAGCAGAACCCGGAAGGCTACTGGGCCCAGCCCTCCTACCCGGCCCTGACGGCCCTGGCGGTCACCGCCTACATGCGCGATCCGGAAAACCAGGGCAAGCCCCTCCCGGAATACATCCGGAAGGGATACGACTTCATCCTGAAATCCCAGAAAGAAGACGGCTCCATCTTCAACCGCGGCATGTCCTCCTACAACACGGCCGTGTGCATGATGGCCCTGCTGGCCGCCAACAAGGAGGAATACGCCCCCGCCATCCTCAAGGCGCGCGCCTACCTCATCAAGCAGCAGAACCACTTCGCTCCGGACAACCCCTACAACGGCGGCATCGGCTACGGGGACAAAAAGGCTCCCCCCATTGCGGACCTCTCCAACACCTCCCTGGCTCTGGAAGCCATCTACTACTCCCAGAAACTCGCCAAGGACGGCAAATACGGCGAACAGCCCGACCTGGACTGGAACGCGGCCACGGAATTCATCAACCGCTGCCAGCAAAATCCCGCCGTCAACAAGGAACCCTGGGTATCGGATGACAAATCCCAGCTCGGCGGCTTCGTGTACCGCCCCGGCGTAGCAAGCGCCAAGGATGCGAAAAGCGCCGCCTTTGACAAGGCGGAACCGCCCAAGGCCTACGGCAGCATGACCTATGCGGGCATGCAGTCCCTCATTTACGCCAACGTGGACAAAAACGACCCCCGCGTCAAGCTGGCCCTCAAATGGCTGGAAAACAGCTATAACCTGGATGAAAACCCCGGCATGGGCGTCCAGGGCCTTTACTACTACTACCAGGCCATGTCCAAGGCCCTCAGCGCTCTGGGCATCGACTACCTGACCCTGGAAGACGGCCGCAAGGTGGACTGGCGTGACGAACTGGCCAACAAGCTCATCTCCATCCAGAAAAGCGACGGCTCCTGGGTGAACACCAACAACCGCTGGTGGGAGGCGGATCCTGTCCTGGTCACGGCATACTGCGTCCTTTCCCTGGAGCAGCTCTACCACTCCATACCCAAATAG